One Elusimicrobiota bacterium genomic region harbors:
- a CDS encoding patatin-like phospholipase family protein, which translates to MGKVAFVLSGGAAKGSFQVGVLNYLMGEKKIIPDMVFGISTGSLQSFCVAQHDLEVLNDLWKSVTKRSDICSTSIYRILGLVFGYSNGLLELKGLRKILEKYFDKEKIKNSTTSIFVGTVNMQTAKLEYWDRNTIDIDKILASCTIPIIFPPIKSGEYQLVDGGVRDIVPLKKAIQEGADTIYVVPCMPLNLTAENKKYKSITSVILRAIDDIMKNETMLNDVNVLKFKNELRGKSDYYKNKYRHIECKIIDPSRHFIDELQFEHKAILDGIQHGYERAKEVVG; encoded by the coding sequence GTGGGTAAGGTAGCTTTTGTATTGAGTGGCGGTGCGGCTAAAGGTTCGTTTCAGGTCGGCGTATTGAATTATTTAATGGGTGAAAAAAAAATAATTCCGGATATGGTTTTCGGTATTTCTACCGGAAGTCTGCAATCGTTTTGTGTTGCCCAGCATGACCTTGAGGTATTGAACGATTTGTGGAAATCTGTAACGAAAAGAAGCGATATTTGTTCTACCAGTATTTACAGGATATTAGGGTTGGTGTTTGGTTATTCCAACGGGTTACTGGAACTTAAAGGTCTTAGAAAAATTCTTGAGAAATATTTTGATAAAGAGAAAATAAAAAACTCTACAACAAGCATTTTTGTCGGTACGGTAAATATGCAAACAGCTAAATTGGAATATTGGGATAGAAACACTATAGATATCGACAAGATACTCGCTTCCTGCACTATTCCGATAATATTTCCTCCTATAAAATCCGGTGAGTATCAATTGGTAGATGGCGGTGTCCGTGATATTGTTCCTTTGAAAAAAGCTATCCAGGAAGGTGCCGACACCATTTATGTCGTGCCCTGCATGCCCCTGAATTTAACTGCTGAAAACAAAAAATACAAAAGTATAACTTCAGTGATATTAAGAGCAATAGACGACATAATGAAAAATGAAACGATGTTAAACGACGTCAATGTATTAAAGTTCAAAAACGAATTGCGGGGAAAAAGCGACTATTATAAAAATAAGTACCGCCATATAGAATGTAAAATTATTGACCCGTCAAGACATTTTATTGATGAACTCCAGTTTGAACATAAAGCCATTCTGGATGGTATACAGCATGGTTATGAAAGAGCAAAGGAAGTGGTAGGTTAA
- a CDS encoding cupin domain-containing protein, translating to MQHIKGSDYSEDVGYLLKKQRTKNNLSIRSLAVKAGVSPAIISRIEQGHTSPSFITLKKILDPLKLNFAAFFSMEKSETDNPVIKKKNMKKIHGIGKNMEMVLISSEKPGKIQMFIEKYYPGGNSGDEMLIHDSTETGICIKGKLKLELAGKTYFISEGDGWLFDSKLPHKFSNPGNKKAILISSNTPPVF from the coding sequence ATGCAACATATTAAAGGCAGTGATTATTCTGAAGATGTCGGTTATCTTCTAAAAAAGCAGAGAACAAAAAATAATTTAAGTATCCGGAGTTTAGCCGTGAAAGCAGGTGTTTCTCCTGCAATTATATCCCGTATTGAACAGGGACACACGTCGCCGTCATTTATCACTTTAAAAAAAATACTGGACCCGCTTAAATTAAACTTCGCCGCTTTTTTCTCAATGGAGAAATCTGAAACAGATAACCCGGTCATAAAAAAGAAAAATATGAAAAAAATCCATGGAATCGGCAAAAACATGGAAATGGTTTTAATAAGCAGCGAAAAACCGGGTAAAATCCAGATGTTTATTGAAAAATATTACCCCGGCGGAAACTCCGGCGACGAAATGCTGATTCATGATTCGACAGAAACAGGAATATGCATTAAAGGTAAACTTAAACTCGAGCTTGCCGGAAAAACTTACTTTATATCAGAAGGCGACGGCTGGCTGTTTGATTCGAAATTGCCCCATAAATTTTCTAACCCGGGAAATAAAAAAGCGATATTAATTTCGTCAAACACACCGCCGGTATTTTAA
- a CDS encoding tetratricopeptide repeat protein, whose translation MNKTKRYLLFKSVLLILTLCLCTSCTTKLDTGDANTHIDRGLAYIYLSEYKNAIKNFTKAIELDQKNLMAYYNRGLAYAVLQDYQNAISDFNRVAELNLKYIPAYYNRGIAYAGLNNNQNAIEDFNKVIDLDSKYMLAYYYRGIVYSGLHDYRNAIKDYTKAIELDSKYAVAYYNRGNAYVDLREHQNAMEDFAKATELNPKLTPTIEFLRLFKQIRP comes from the coding sequence ATGAATAAAACCAAAAGGTATTTATTATTCAAAAGCGTTTTATTAATCTTGACATTATGTCTTTGCACAAGTTGTACCACTAAATTAGATACCGGGGATGCAAACACGCATATTGACCGCGGGCTTGCGTATATATATTTGAGCGAGTACAAAAATGCTATAAAAAATTTTACCAAGGCAATAGAATTAGACCAAAAGAACCTGATGGCGTATTATAATCGCGGGCTTGCTTATGCCGTCCTGCAGGACTACCAGAATGCAATAAGTGATTTTAACAGGGTGGCAGAACTAAATCTAAAATATATACCGGCGTATTATAACCGCGGGATTGCTTATGCCGGTTTGAATAACAACCAGAATGCGATAGAAGATTTTAACAAGGTTATAGATTTAGATTCTAAATATATGCTTGCATATTATTATCGCGGGATTGTTTATTCCGGTTTGCATGACTACCGGAATGCAATAAAAGATTACACTAAGGCTATAGAATTAGATTCTAAATATGCGGTGGCGTATTATAACCGCGGGAACGCATATGTCGACTTGCGTGAGCATCAAAATGCGATGGAGGATTTTGCAAAGGCGACAGAACTAAATCCTAAACTTACACCAACAATCGAGTTCCTCAGACTTTTTAAACAAATAAGACCGTAA
- a CDS encoding flavodoxin family protein: MKIVVLIGSRNEIGQTASLVNAFLEGAGKNNAVCEKIFLTKKKIEHCRQCEDTGWGICKTEGKCIIDDDFKAIVDSLKNADKVVIATPVYFSDLSESLKTFLDRFRRTCRHDFGKKGISGKQVLGICVAGGGGGGAPLCVFLMERILNTCCLDIVDMIPARRQNLGMKLSVAKTTGEWFSKP; encoded by the coding sequence ATGAAAATTGTCGTATTAATCGGGAGTAGAAACGAAATCGGGCAGACAGCATCGCTTGTCAACGCTTTCTTAGAAGGCGCGGGTAAGAATAATGCTGTATGCGAAAAGATATTTTTGACAAAGAAAAAAATTGAACATTGCCGCCAGTGTGAAGACACCGGTTGGGGTATATGTAAAACTGAAGGCAAGTGCATAATTGATGATGACTTCAAAGCAATTGTAGATAGTTTAAAAAATGCCGATAAAGTTGTTATTGCTACACCTGTTTATTTTTCTGATTTGAGTGAAAGTCTTAAAACATTCCTTGACCGTTTTCGCCGTACATGCAGGCATGATTTCGGCAAGAAAGGCATTAGCGGCAAGCAGGTATTGGGTATATGTGTTGCCGGAGGCGGTGGCGGAGGTGCGCCGTTGTGTGTATTCCTTATGGAAAGAATCCTGAATACCTGTTGTCTTGATATAGTTGATATGATTCCAGCCAGAAGACAAAATCTTGGAATGAAATTGTCGGTTGCAAAAACTACCGGTGAATGGTTTTCAAAACCTTAG
- a CDS encoding S8 family serine peptidase, which yields MKKPIKAIILLLFLLIAVSVSGGYRIINAQQKSPLKSKGISFQDYVPGEILVKYRKGFSSSQVKALHAVKGFSGISTFFATHEKKELVYRIKIAAGQSVEDAVAGYRLNPDVEYVQPNYLYHFCSTPNDTDFTKLWGLHNTGQTVNGVAGTAGADIHAPEAWDIAAGTSVITIAVIDSGVALQHPDLAANIWINPREIAGNGIDDDNNGYIDDVNGWDFSDNDNDPTDFNIHGTHVAGTIAAISNNSTGITGICLNVKIMALKIMGVSGMMTTDKAIPAINYAVAKGAKVINASWASLEGTDAPGDLLRDSISSAGNAGVLFVAAAGNDGTNNDSNSVYPANYSLDNIISVAATDQNDNLAVFSNYGLTKVDVAAPGVNIYSTIPTFSFGAPLTIYSKNFDTDTVGQVPSGWSRGGVLSSWAVTNSFSATAPNSLTDSPAGNYSNNTASWVGYDSLIPKTKDSRYMLNFFIKYNLEQDADYLFTVLSPDKTDWQALGTDSWTGSNGGGSVVASTITAVVELGWYFGFGFFSDSVNVADGVYIDNLTVTREQMSIASYDYTYEQGTSMAAPHVSGLAGLLLSGKSNLTVAQLRALILDGVDFKSGLADKLVTGGRINAYNSVKLLNSAPVLSFTGEPNYTAGGLYPDMGNTSTTFVFRVKYTDPNNIAPETTYPKLHIKKNSVEIFGSPFTMTAADTNTYSAGRKYTYSASSLASGNNYTYYLEAQNKYGIPATGTPTTPVDAPDVHIIILPGDAKVFGGVKGYIQPDKGEEAKIRFLPASNGTVKIKIYTLKGDLVWEETVDAVSGVENIVSWACENSGDDKVAPGIYLVHVKGSGVDVKKKTAIVR from the coding sequence ATGAAAAAACCCATAAAAGCAATTATATTATTATTATTTCTGTTGATAGCTGTTTCAGTTTCCGGCGGGTACCGGATAATTAACGCACAGCAGAAATCACCGCTGAAGTCAAAGGGCATAAGTTTTCAGGATTATGTTCCTGGTGAAATACTTGTAAAGTATAGAAAAGGATTTAGCAGTTCTCAGGTTAAGGCACTTCATGCTGTTAAGGGTTTTTCAGGAATCAGTACTTTCTTTGCAACGCACGAAAAAAAAGAATTAGTCTATCGTATAAAAATCGCAGCCGGGCAATCAGTAGAGGATGCTGTTGCCGGTTACCGCCTGAACCCGGACGTGGAATATGTCCAGCCGAATTATTTATATCATTTTTGTTCTACTCCTAACGATACTGATTTTACAAAACTGTGGGGACTTCATAATACAGGTCAGACTGTTAATGGTGTTGCCGGTACGGCGGGTGCCGACATACATGCGCCCGAAGCTTGGGATATAGCCGCCGGTACAAGCGTTATTACTATTGCAGTTATAGATTCCGGTGTTGCACTTCAGCATCCTGATCTGGCAGCAAACATCTGGATTAACCCGAGAGAAATCGCAGGTAACGGAATCGACGACGATAACAACGGTTATATAGATGATGTTAACGGCTGGGATTTTTCCGATAATGATAATGACCCCACTGATTTTAACATACATGGCACTCATGTTGCAGGCACTATAGCAGCAATTAGTAATAATAGTACCGGCATAACCGGTATATGCTTGAATGTGAAAATTATGGCATTAAAAATCATGGGAGTTTCCGGGATGATGACTACAGATAAAGCTATCCCCGCTATAAATTATGCCGTTGCTAAAGGCGCCAAGGTGATAAATGCCAGTTGGGCTAGTCTCGAAGGAACCGACGCACCGGGTGATTTACTTCGTGATTCAATATCATCGGCCGGTAATGCAGGGGTTTTATTTGTAGCAGCAGCAGGAAATGACGGTACTAACAATGATTCAAATTCAGTTTACCCGGCAAATTATTCACTTGACAATATTATTTCAGTTGCAGCAACGGACCAGAATGATAATTTAGCGGTTTTTTCAAATTACGGTTTAACAAAAGTAGATGTAGCAGCACCCGGTGTAAATATTTACAGCACTATACCGACATTTAGTTTCGGTGCACCTCTCACCATATACTCTAAAAATTTTGATACTGATACTGTCGGGCAAGTACCTTCAGGCTGGTCAAGAGGCGGTGTACTTAGCAGCTGGGCGGTAACTAATTCTTTTTCTGCAACTGCGCCGAATAGTTTAACAGATAGTCCTGCCGGAAATTACTCAAATAATACAGCATCATGGGTAGGGTATGATTCGCTTATTCCAAAAACAAAAGATAGCCGATATATGCTTAATTTCTTCATTAAATATAATCTTGAGCAGGATGCCGATTATCTGTTTACAGTTCTATCACCTGATAAAACAGATTGGCAGGCTTTAGGTACTGATTCATGGACCGGTTCAAACGGCGGGGGTTCTGTCGTTGCATCAACAATTACCGCCGTAGTAGAGTTAGGCTGGTATTTTGGTTTCGGATTTTTTTCTGATTCAGTTAATGTTGCTGACGGTGTCTACATCGATAATCTTACGGTTACCCGGGAACAGATGTCAATTGCCTCTTATGATTATACATATGAGCAAGGTACATCTATGGCTGCACCCCATGTATCGGGTTTGGCAGGTTTGCTGTTGTCCGGGAAATCTAACCTGACAGTCGCACAGCTGAGGGCGTTAATACTGGACGGTGTAGATTTTAAATCGGGACTTGCCGACAAGCTGGTTACCGGCGGCAGGATAAATGCATATAATTCCGTCAAACTTCTTAATTCTGCACCCGTATTATCATTTACCGGCGAACCAAATTACACCGCCGGCGGTTTGTATCCCGACATGGGTAACACATCGACAACATTTGTGTTCAGAGTAAAATATACCGATCCAAATAACATCGCACCTGAAACTACATATCCCAAACTTCACATTAAAAAAAATAGTGTTGAGATTTTTGGTTCACCTTTCACAATGACAGCAGCAGATACAAATACATATTCAGCAGGAAGAAAATATACATATTCAGCAAGTTCATTAGCAAGCGGTAACAACTATACTTATTATCTCGAAGCGCAAAATAAATACGGTATTCCGGCGACAGGCACACCAACAACCCCGGTTGATGCACCTGACGTTCATATAATTATTTTACCCGGTGATGCCAAGGTTTTCGGCGGTGTAAAAGGTTATATCCAACCCGATAAGGGTGAAGAAGCTAAAATAAGGTTCCTGCCTGCCTCAAATGGTACGGTGAAAATAAAAATATATACGCTTAAAGGTGATTTAGTCTGGGAAGAAACTGTAGACGCCGTATCGGGAGTTGAAAATATAGTCAGCTGGGCATGTGAAAATTCAGGCGATGATAAAGTTGCTCCCGGCATCTACCTTGTTCATGTAAAAGGTTCCGGTGTTGATGTAAAGAAAAAAACCGCAATCGTACGATAA
- a CDS encoding PilZ domain-containing protein, translating into MHKCEEQRRFVRVMLDLPCNFSLQSKLDKNMEGRIVDLSLVGISLETSEQISIGENLKFSLLLSPGVDCEFFGKVVHMIKNNEYGIKLTQIDNPTRNKLGKFVIEQLKEQNRIIRMFMETKRYEQIPKNDSK; encoded by the coding sequence ATGCATAAATGTGAAGAACAGAGAAGATTTGTCAGGGTAATGCTGGACCTCCCGTGCAATTTTTCGTTACAAAGCAAATTGGACAAAAATATGGAAGGAAGAATTGTGGATTTATCTCTAGTCGGAATTTCTCTTGAAACTAGCGAGCAAATCTCGATAGGTGAAAACCTCAAATTTAGTCTATTGCTTTCTCCCGGAGTTGACTGTGAGTTTTTCGGAAAAGTTGTCCATATGATAAAGAATAATGAATATGGAATCAAACTCACGCAAATTGACAATCCTACCAGAAATAAACTTGGGAAATTTGTTATTGAACAGTTGAAAGAGCAGAACCGTATTATTAGAATGTTTATGGAAACAAAAAGATACGAACAAATCCCAAAAAATGATTCCAAATAA
- a CDS encoding PorV/PorQ family protein → MKKLFFLLCLLCILSPAGIYPSGSGTSGGVVFSLPASVKASGMAEAYTACDGDLSSVHYNPAGIASMKNNQLSLFYRRGIAEDNFSSIAYGAVTKAGVLACSILYYSAGNIELIDLNENSETVNAQSDYLGTLSYARTINKISLGLNFKFLKSTLVQEFNSTALGFDTGLLYNGEGFGVGLSLLNAGTKLKYQDKSFSLPLTVKAGVSYWLIEKPNYNMVADFDISKQNDTKLKENVGCEFSFKDTYFLRTGYKIGYDEDTLSFGIGVAQNNISVDYALSLMGELGLTHNIGFCFKFGAENTAEEDYSIHSELIPESQAKEEKAQQKNPNKYVEGSEMLDAKTKIKVQGYYDKGNQLMGNKDYEGAMAEFKKVLMFLPNHKQSIDKIKRCKQLMPEEENE, encoded by the coding sequence ATGAAAAAATTATTCTTTTTACTTTGTTTACTTTGTATTCTGTCCCCTGCAGGTATTTACCCGTCAGGATCGGGTACATCCGGGGGTGTTGTTTTTTCTTTACCTGCCAGCGTGAAAGCGTCCGGTATGGCTGAGGCTTACACTGCTTGTGACGGCGATTTATCATCTGTCCATTACAACCCTGCAGGTATCGCGTCAATGAAAAACAACCAATTATCGTTATTTTACAGGCGGGGAATTGCAGAAGATAATTTTAGTTCAATTGCTTACGGTGCTGTTACAAAAGCAGGAGTTCTTGCCTGCAGCATACTGTATTATTCTGCCGGGAATATTGAGTTAATTGACCTGAACGAAAATTCGGAAACGGTAAATGCGCAAAGTGATTATCTCGGCACTTTATCTTATGCCCGCACAATAAACAAAATCTCATTAGGGCTAAATTTTAAATTTCTTAAATCCACGCTGGTTCAGGAATTCAATTCCACCGCATTGGGATTTGACACAGGCTTGCTGTATAACGGGGAGGGATTCGGGGTCGGACTATCGCTGTTGAATGCAGGGACAAAATTAAAATATCAGGATAAAAGTTTTTCTTTGCCGCTAACTGTAAAAGCAGGTGTTTCCTACTGGCTGATTGAAAAACCGAATTATAATATGGTCGCTGATTTTGACATATCGAAACAAAACGATACTAAGCTCAAAGAAAATGTTGGCTGTGAGTTTTCATTTAAAGATACATATTTTTTAAGGACCGGTTATAAAATTGGCTATGACGAGGACACGTTGTCGTTTGGAATCGGGGTTGCTCAAAATAATATTTCTGTTGATTACGCCCTGTCTTTAATGGGTGAATTGGGGCTCACTCATAATATCGGGTTTTGTTTCAAATTTGGCGCTGAAAATACAGCTGAGGAAGACTACTCGATACATTCTGAGCTGATTCCTGAATCACAGGCAAAAGAAGAGAAAGCACAGCAGAAAAACCCTAATAAATATGTAGAAGGGTCAGAAATGCTGGACGCTAAAACTAAAATTAAGGTACAGGGATATTACGATAAAGGTAATCAGCTTATGGGAAATAAGGATTATGAAGGTGCAATGGCTGAATTTAAAAAAGTTTTAATGTTTCTTCCTAACCATAAACAGTCAATTGATAAAATAAAAAGATGTAAACAACTCATGCCTGAAGAAGAAAACGAATAA
- a CDS encoding HDIG domain-containing protein: MSKYGISREKSLELLNQHIKNPNMIKHCLATEIVMSDLAEKLGEDKELWSLTGLLHDLDVEIVNADLNTHTLETEKILKSNNVDDVIIDTIKRHNEKAHGLKRETKFHHALAAGETITGIIIATTLVYPDKKIASVKPKSIVKRMKEKSFAASVDRDIIRECEKIGFTVDQFAEICLTAMQKISSDLGL, from the coding sequence ATGTCAAAATACGGTATTAGCAGGGAAAAATCACTTGAATTACTAAACCAGCATATTAAAAATCCGAATATGATAAAACATTGTTTAGCGACAGAAATTGTCATGTCGGACCTTGCGGAAAAACTTGGCGAAGACAAGGAATTATGGTCGCTTACCGGACTGCTTCACGACCTCGATGTGGAAATTGTCAATGCGGATTTGAATACGCATACTTTGGAGACGGAAAAAATATTAAAATCAAATAATGTAGATGATGTTATAATCGATACGATAAAGCGACACAACGAAAAGGCGCACGGGTTGAAAAGAGAGACAAAATTTCACCATGCGCTTGCCGCCGGCGAGACAATAACAGGTATAATAATTGCGACAACGCTTGTCTATCCTGACAAGAAAATAGCTTCCGTTAAGCCCAAGTCAATAGTAAAAAGGATGAAAGAAAAATCTTTTGCAGCATCAGTAGACAGGGACATAATAAGGGAATGTGAAAAGATAGGTTTTACTGTTGATCAGTTTGCGGAAATCTGCCTCACAGCCATGCAGAAAATAAGCTCAGATTTAGGTTTGTAG
- a CDS encoding metallophosphoesterase family protein, with product MFMQKCLTNLFRAASAEPVMFDDSSKFIIFSDCHRGDGGWTDNFADNQNTFFHALDHYYSNGFTYIELGDGDELFENKKFADIRQAYSHIFWLMKNFHEQKRLYLIFGNHDKERQCPSKTEKTLFGYFDKREESYKPLFDGIIVREMLVLQHSKTGKKLFLVHGHQGDLINDYLWKVGRFFVRYIWRNLQLFGFKDPTSPAKVFRKCLRVEKSLIKWSKDNNQTIITGHTHRPRFPHKDKVQYFNSGSCVHPRCITGLEIENGEITLVKWSVKNEKDGVLKIKREILEGSEKI from the coding sequence ATGTTTATGCAAAAATGTCTGACAAATCTGTTCAGGGCGGCTTCTGCTGAACCGGTAATGTTTGATGATTCTTCAAAGTTTATTATATTCAGCGACTGTCACCGCGGCGACGGCGGTTGGACTGATAACTTTGCGGACAACCAAAACACGTTTTTTCATGCACTGGACCATTATTATTCAAATGGTTTTACATATATAGAACTTGGCGATGGTGACGAACTTTTTGAAAATAAAAAATTTGCCGATATAAGACAGGCATACAGCCATATATTTTGGCTGATGAAAAATTTTCACGAACAAAAAAGGCTTTACCTTATATTCGGCAATCACGACAAGGAACGGCAGTGCCCCTCAAAAACCGAAAAAACGCTTTTTGGATATTTTGACAAACGCGAGGAATCATATAAGCCATTATTTGACGGTATTATTGTCCGTGAAATGCTGGTTTTACAGCATTCTAAAACAGGAAAAAAATTGTTTCTTGTTCATGGCCATCAAGGTGACTTGATTAACGATTATTTGTGGAAGGTAGGTAGGTTTTTTGTCAGGTATATTTGGCGGAACCTTCAATTGTTTGGTTTTAAGGACCCTACGAGTCCCGCGAAAGTATTTAGAAAATGTCTGAGAGTAGAAAAAAGTCTGATAAAATGGTCCAAAGATAATAACCAGACAATTATTACGGGACACACGCATAGACCAAGGTTTCCGCACAAAGATAAAGTTCAATATTTTAATTCCGGCAGCTGTGTCCATCCTCGCTGCATAACCGGTTTGGAAATAGAGAACGGAGAAATCACTTTAGTGAAATGGAGTGTTAAGAATGAAAAGGATGGAGTATTGAAAATTAAAAGAGAAATATTAGAAGGTTCAGAAAAAATATAG
- a CDS encoding adenylate/guanylate cyclase domain-containing protein, which yields MLDNLSYQKDSELYNLIYPNIIKGEKDIAYFRLILSILIAVLVLLMGIANKSFNLSDKVNLFITLVAAVYSVVLLVLFGIEKHVRFAGYISSTVDITLVSLSVYFSRYDPHNSIMSIMISSSFAVYMPIILYSIRRHDPVNAIYTGLLAGFEYFVIVIIMFTGNNFYNNGILPAGYGTSNDIVNEMIKVAMLVLCGYLGYAIAKNFDKLFIKGLMDRKEKEYIKDTFGRYVSDEIVDKILQKKIPVDGEKRTATIMFVDIKNFTDMAEKTDPKILITVLNSFFSLAIEKISSYNGIIDKFIGDAIMVEFGAPIADKKHRENAVRCAIELCKSVSGFKNPVEDIGFNWKMELGIGINSGEVVLGNIGTQKRMEYTALGDVVNIASRLERMTREINKPIIIGEHTYCEAIKDIIESETHFKIKGKNKPVKAYVVKV from the coding sequence ATGTTAGATAACCTGTCTTACCAGAAAGATTCAGAACTCTATAACCTAATCTACCCGAACATTATTAAAGGTGAAAAAGATATAGCGTATTTCAGGCTTATCCTTTCCATTTTAATTGCTGTTCTTGTGCTGCTAATGGGGATAGCGAATAAATCATTTAATTTATCCGACAAAGTAAATCTTTTTATTACTTTGGTAGCTGCAGTTTATTCTGTTGTTCTCCTGGTCCTGTTCGGGATTGAAAAACATGTCAGGTTTGCCGGTTATATATCTTCCACCGTTGACATAACCCTCGTTTCCTTATCAGTTTACTTCAGCAGGTATGACCCTCATAATTCAATCATGTCTATTATGATTAGCAGTTCGTTTGCGGTATACATGCCTATAATACTTTATTCAATAAGGAGGCACGATCCTGTAAATGCAATATATACGGGTTTACTAGCCGGGTTTGAATATTTTGTCATAGTAATTATTATGTTTACCGGAAACAATTTTTATAATAACGGGATTTTACCGGCAGGTTATGGTACTAGTAACGATATAGTAAATGAAATGATAAAAGTGGCGATGCTGGTGCTTTGCGGTTATCTCGGTTACGCGATAGCTAAAAACTTTGATAAACTTTTTATTAAAGGGTTGATGGATAGAAAGGAAAAGGAATACATAAAGGATACTTTCGGAAGATATGTTTCGGATGAGATTGTGGATAAAATATTGCAGAAAAAAATACCTGTTGACGGCGAGAAAAGAACTGCCACTATAATGTTTGTTGATATTAAAAATTTTACAGATATGGCTGAAAAAACTGACCCGAAAATACTGATAACGGTATTAAACAGTTTTTTCTCTCTTGCAATAGAAAAAATCAGTTCGTATAACGGGATTATAGATAAATTTATCGGTGACGCGATAATGGTAGAGTTCGGTGCCCCGATTGCCGATAAAAAACACAGGGAAAATGCAGTAAGGTGTGCAATAGAATTGTGCAAATCTGTATCCGGTTTCAAAAATCCGGTAGAAGATATTGGTTTTAACTGGAAGATGGAGTTGGGAATAGGTATAAACTCCGGCGAGGTTGTGCTTGGAAATATCGGAACTCAAAAAAGAATGGAATATACAGCGTTGGGAGATGTAGTAAATATAGCATCACGTCTGGAAAGAATGACAAGAGAAATAAACAAACCGATTATAATAGGTGAACACACGTATTGTGAAGCGATTAAAGATATTATAGAATCGGAAACACATTTTAAAATAAAAGGGAAAAATAAGCCGGTAAAAGCATATGTTGTAAAAGTATAA
- a CDS encoding nitroreductase family protein has protein sequence MKSKIVHELNPIKLPNPKHTGGKTVMEALKKRSTVRTISDRKLPVQLLSNLLWAAFGVNRKKGPFGTRGRTAASASNSQEIDIYVAMQEGLYLYEAVPHRLVPVRAGDFRKMAINSGQGNAGANAPVRIIYVVDLDKFSKAGFQEPGLYNPEIQKSYYYVDTGLIAGNVALFAASQGLAAWFHNCQKASLVAMLNLRTEQIVLFAQTVGWPSKSYFKS, from the coding sequence ATGAAAAGTAAAATAGTACACGAATTAAACCCCATCAAGCTCCCCAATCCTAAACATACCGGCGGTAAAACTGTAATGGAGGCGCTTAAAAAAAGAAGTACCGTCCGCACTATTAGCGACAGAAAACTTCCTGTACAGTTACTGTCCAATCTTCTCTGGGCGGCATTCGGAGTAAACCGTAAGAAAGGACCATTCGGGACTCGTGGAAGAACAGCCGCATCAGCCAGTAATTCACAGGAAATAGATATTTATGTCGCTATGCAGGAAGGACTCTATCTTTACGAAGCGGTTCCTCACCGGCTCGTTCCCGTTAGAGCAGGAGATTTCCGTAAGATGGCTATCAACTCTGGACAGGGTAATGCCGGTGCAAACGCTCCGGTACGTATTATTTATGTCGTGGACCTTGATAAATTCAGTAAGGCAGGGTTTCAGGAGCCGGGCTTGTATAATCCCGAGATACAGAAATCTTATTATTATGTCGATACAGGTCTCATTGCAGGTAACGTTGCTTTATTCGCTGCCTCACAAGGTTTGGCAGCCTGGTTCCATAATTGCCAAAAGGCGAGTCTTGTAGCAATGTTAAATTTGCGGACAGAGCAGATTGTGCTCTTTGCACAGACAGTAGGTTGGCCCTCGAAAAGTTATTTTAAATCTTAA